A genomic region of Gemmatimonadota bacterium contains the following coding sequences:
- a CDS encoding CocE/NonD family hydrolase has translation MRVTLVTLVAGLVWSALSGTPGPAECQDLAVVVEKNLEARMRDGVVLRADLYRPATAGRFPALLQRTPYSKNPGPGDDRFRRLAARGFVVAVQDTRGRYMSDGAARPHDEGTDGYDTVEWLAGLPWVDGQVGMFGGSYSATTQLLAAPLRPPHLVALFPSASYASRYDMVFQGGAFYLADGLSWNLGQAMDVRRRVLQPTADRDGEIGLSPADRQLLQTRWLWDLPLVAMDALDLKRSMPGYFEMLAHPSYDDYWARFDVAARYSRFEVPAYHLTGWYDALLNGTLRNFSGLRSGAGTDRARRNQRLIVGPWTHARPTVGSTTIGTVSYGADAGLESFELMVRWFDHWMRAGNESDYSGAPVRIFVMGENRWRDESEWPLARARQTEYYLGGGRRLSQVAPAPAEAPDRFDYDPANPVPTGATGAYSRAPTDQRAVESRPDVLVYSTEPLVTAVEVTGPVVLTLWVSSSAKDTDFTGRLVDVHPDGTTRALTDGILRARYRSGKTTPAPLEPGKPYELTIDLGATSNLFLPGHRIRLEVSSSNFPRYDRNPNTGAPFGQSSELSVAHQTIWHDRNRPSRLTLPVVPR, from the coding sequence ATGCGGGTGACGCTGGTGACGCTGGTGGCCGGGCTCGTGTGGTCGGCGCTCTCCGGGACTCCGGGTCCGGCCGAGTGCCAGGACCTGGCGGTCGTTGTCGAGAAGAACCTCGAGGCCCGGATGCGTGACGGCGTGGTCCTCCGAGCGGATCTCTACCGGCCCGCCACCGCCGGCCGGTTTCCGGCCTTGCTGCAGCGAACGCCCTACTCGAAGAACCCGGGCCCCGGCGATGACCGGTTCCGCCGGTTAGCGGCGCGGGGATTCGTGGTGGCGGTCCAGGATACCAGGGGCCGCTATATGTCCGATGGCGCGGCCCGCCCGCACGATGAGGGCACGGACGGCTACGACACGGTGGAATGGCTGGCCGGCTTGCCGTGGGTCGATGGCCAGGTCGGGATGTTCGGCGGGAGCTACAGCGCCACGACCCAACTGCTCGCGGCGCCGCTCCGCCCGCCGCATCTGGTGGCATTGTTTCCCTCCGCGTCCTACGCCAGCCGGTACGACATGGTGTTCCAGGGCGGCGCGTTCTATCTCGCGGACGGTCTGTCCTGGAATCTCGGCCAAGCCATGGATGTCCGCCGCCGGGTTCTCCAACCGACCGCCGACCGGGACGGCGAAATCGGGCTGTCGCCGGCCGACCGGCAGCTCCTCCAGACCCGCTGGCTCTGGGACCTTCCGCTGGTGGCGATGGACGCACTCGACCTCAAACGATCCATGCCGGGCTATTTCGAGATGCTGGCGCACCCGTCCTACGATGACTATTGGGCCCGGTTCGACGTGGCGGCGCGCTACTCACGGTTCGAGGTGCCGGCCTACCACCTGACCGGGTGGTACGACGCGCTGCTCAACGGCACCCTCCGGAATTTCTCGGGCCTTCGGTCGGGGGCCGGGACCGACCGGGCCCGCCGAAATCAGCGGTTGATCGTCGGCCCGTGGACCCACGCTAGGCCTACCGTCGGCTCGACAACGATTGGGACGGTCAGCTACGGGGCCGACGCCGGCCTCGAGTCGTTCGAGTTGATGGTCCGGTGGTTCGATCACTGGATGCGGGCGGGTAACGAGTCGGACTATTCGGGTGCACCGGTCCGGATCTTCGTGATGGGTGAGAACCGGTGGCGCGATGAGTCGGAGTGGCCGCTCGCTCGGGCTCGGCAGACCGAATACTATCTGGGCGGCGGCCGGAGATTGAGCCAAGTGGCGCCCGCTCCGGCCGAGGCACCCGATCGGTTCGACTACGATCCGGCGAATCCGGTGCCGACCGGCGCCACCGGCGCCTATTCCCGGGCGCCAACCGATCAGCGGGCCGTCGAGTCGCGACCGGACGTTCTCGTGTACTCGACGGAACCGTTGGTCACCGCGGTGGAGGTGACCGGGCCGGTCGTGCTGACGCTCTGGGTTTCGTCCTCGGCCAAGGATACGGATTTCACCGGCCGTCTGGTGGACGTCCATCCTGATGGAACCACCCGGGCGCTGACCGACGGGATTCTCCGGGCCCGCTACCGGTCAGGCAAGACCACTCCCGCGCCGCTCGAACCCGGCAAACCCTACGAGTTGACCATCGACCTCGGCGCCACCAGCAACCTGTTCTTGCCAGGCCACCGGATCCGGCTCGAGGTCTCCAGTAGCAACTTTCCCCGCTACGATCGGAATCCCAACACCGGCGCGCCGTTCGGCCAGTCGTCTGAGTTGAGTGTGGCGCACCAAACGATTTGGCACGACCGGAACCGCCCGTCGCGGCTCACGTTGCCGGTGGTACCCCGGTAG